From Rhodovastum atsumiense, a single genomic window includes:
- a CDS encoding M20 aminoacylase family protein produces the protein MPLINRVAEFHAEMMEWRQDLHRHPELSLQEVRTSALVQEKLRSFGVDEVITGLARTGVIGVIRGRGPGGAIGLRADMDALPIHEQTGKPYASVTPGVMHACGHDGHTAMLLGAAKYLAETRNFDGTVYVIFQPAEENLAGGELMVKEGLFERCPMDLVFGMHNWPAAPAGTFLWRKGPMMAAVANIEITITGRGAHGAHPHRSIDPIVVAAQIVSALQTIVARSIEPVESGVVTIGHISGGHIYNVIPESVRMLGTARWFAPHIGDRLEDGVRRLATGIAESFGAQADVVFDRAYPPTVNDADATDLTIRAAEAVAGPARVSEMAKPTMGGEDFAFMLNAKQGSYIMLGAGEGDCPMPHHPQYDFNDEVLAVGASYWVTLAEQLLPRKDRG, from the coding sequence ATGCCCCTGATCAACCGCGTCGCCGAATTCCATGCCGAGATGATGGAATGGCGGCAGGATCTGCATCGTCACCCGGAACTCTCCCTGCAGGAAGTGCGGACCAGCGCCCTGGTGCAGGAAAAGCTGCGCAGCTTCGGGGTGGACGAGGTCATCACCGGCCTCGCGCGGACCGGCGTGATCGGGGTGATCCGGGGCCGCGGCCCGGGCGGTGCGATCGGGCTGCGCGCCGACATGGATGCCCTGCCGATCCACGAACAGACCGGCAAGCCCTATGCGAGCGTCACTCCGGGCGTGATGCATGCCTGCGGCCATGACGGCCACACCGCCATGCTGCTGGGTGCGGCGAAATACCTCGCCGAGACCCGGAATTTCGACGGCACCGTCTACGTGATCTTCCAGCCGGCCGAGGAGAACCTGGCCGGCGGCGAGCTGATGGTGAAGGAAGGCCTGTTCGAGCGCTGCCCGATGGACCTGGTCTTCGGCATGCACAACTGGCCGGCCGCCCCGGCAGGCACCTTCCTGTGGCGCAAGGGGCCGATGATGGCGGCGGTCGCCAATATCGAGATCACCATCACCGGCCGTGGCGCCCATGGCGCCCATCCGCATCGCAGCATCGACCCGATCGTGGTGGCGGCGCAGATCGTCAGCGCGCTGCAGACCATCGTGGCGCGCTCGATCGAGCCGGTGGAGAGCGGCGTGGTCACCATCGGCCATATCAGCGGCGGCCATATCTACAACGTCATTCCCGAATCGGTGCGCATGCTCGGCACCGCCCGCTGGTTCGCCCCGCATATCGGCGACCGGCTGGAAGACGGGGTGCGGCGGCTCGCCACCGGCATCGCCGAAAGCTTCGGCGCTCAGGCGGACGTGGTGTTCGACCGCGCCTACCCCCCCACCGTGAACGACGCGGACGCCACCGACCTGACCATCCGCGCCGCCGAGGCAGTGGCCGGCCCGGCACGCGTCAGCGAAATGGCCAAGCCGACCATGGGCGGCGAGGATTTCGCCTTCATGCTGAACGCCAAGCAGGGCAGCTACATCATGCTCGGCGCGGGAGAAGGCGACTGTCCCATGCCGCACCATCCGCAATACGACTTCAATGACGAGGTGCTGGCGGTTGGGGCGAGCTACTGGGTGACCCTGGCCGAGCAACTGCTGCCGCGCAAGGATCGCGGCTGA
- a CDS encoding RluA family pseudouridine synthase has protein sequence MSDEIAPEAIGNGAELHSVAALPEHAGQRTDRFLADHIPALSRSRVKGLIEAGQVSRDGIRLREPAEPVRPGAVYRLDVPPPAPAVPQPERIPFPILYEDRDLLVLDKPPGLVVHPAPGNEEGTLVNALLAHCGNDLPGIGGEKRPGIVHRLDKDTSGVMVVAKTEQALATLSAAFASRDLDRAYLALCWGLPNPATGEIEGPIGRDPRERKRMAVVSRGGKPALTRYRTLGHRDSAVTLLEVRLATGRTHQIRVHLSHRGHPVVGDPLYLRRIPAAARLLDAPTRAALLDFPRQALHATRLGFRHPRTGAPLSFVTPPPADMQALLDRLGLVALTET, from the coding sequence ATGTCCGACGAAATCGCGCCCGAGGCAATCGGCAACGGCGCCGAGCTGCACAGTGTCGCCGCCCTGCCCGAGCATGCCGGCCAGCGCACCGACCGTTTTCTTGCCGATCACATTCCCGCCCTGTCGCGCTCGCGCGTGAAAGGGTTGATCGAGGCCGGGCAGGTCAGCCGCGACGGCATCCGCCTGCGCGAGCCCGCCGAGCCGGTGCGGCCCGGCGCGGTCTACCGGCTCGACGTGCCGCCGCCCGCCCCCGCGGTGCCGCAGCCCGAGCGGATCCCCTTCCCCATCCTGTACGAGGACCGCGACCTGCTGGTGCTCGACAAGCCGCCCGGCCTGGTTGTCCATCCCGCCCCGGGCAATGAGGAAGGCACCCTGGTCAATGCCCTGCTCGCCCATTGCGGCAATGACCTGCCGGGCATCGGCGGGGAGAAGCGGCCGGGCATCGTGCACCGGCTCGACAAGGACACCTCCGGGGTCATGGTGGTGGCGAAGACCGAGCAGGCCCTGGCCACGCTCTCGGCCGCCTTCGCCAGCCGCGACCTCGACCGTGCCTACCTGGCCCTGTGCTGGGGATTGCCCAACCCGGCCACGGGCGAGATCGAGGGCCCGATCGGCCGCGACCCGCGCGAGCGCAAGCGCATGGCCGTGGTCAGCCGGGGCGGCAAGCCGGCGCTGACCCGGTACCGCACCCTGGGACATCGCGACTCGGCCGTGACGCTGCTGGAGGTGAGGCTCGCCACCGGCCGCACCCACCAGATCCGCGTGCATCTCTCGCATCGCGGCCATCCGGTGGTCGGGGATCCACTTTACCTTCGTCGCATCCCCGCGGCGGCGCGCCTGCTGGACGCGCCGACCCGCGCCGCCTTGCTCGACTTCCCCCGCCAGGCCCTGCACGCGACCCGGCTGGGCTTCCGCCATCCCCGCACCGGGGCGCCGCTCAGCTTCGTGACCCCCCCGCCCGCGGACATGCAGGCCCTGCTCGACCGGCTCGGACTCGTGGCTCTGACGGAAACTTAA